From a region of the Methanolobus tindarius DSM 2278 genome:
- a CDS encoding hydantoinase B/oxoprolinase family protein, translated as MDPINNKWQFWIDRGGTFTDIVARKPDGQLIAHKLLSVDPEHYTDAAIHGIRTILGLGSEDVLPTENIASIKMGTTVGTNALLERKGEPTALVITRGFRDALRIGYQNRPDIFALKIELPDLLHDEVIEINERYSASGEELEALDIENSRVELERIYQSGIRSVAIVLMHAYRYPKHEIQLREIAEEIGFAQISLSHEVSPLMKFISSGETTVVDAYLSPVLKRYISMISSTLEAGGNNTKLMFMQSSGGLVEASHFRGKDCILSGPAGGIVGAVETSRKAGFDKIVTFDMGGTSTDVAHYNGEYERSFETEIAGVHLRSPMLYIHTVAAGGGSILHFDAGRFRVGPDSAGSEPGPACYRKGGPLTITDCNLMLGKIDPKHFPHVFGHNADMPLDADVVREKFAALAEEVSEFTGEKTSAEQVAEGFLKIAIENMANAIKKISIQRGYDTKEYALCCFGGAGAQHACGVADALGISRILIHPLAGVLSAYGMGLADQRIMKEQAIEKKLESSLIEELQGFVAELETIGREEMRIQGVADEYISALHKVHVKYKDAGTSIIVDFGAESEIKSTFEEEHKKRFGFVMENKELFIEAVSTEIIGSGEKMHGGSLSDSSPSGEKENTRLPETTMYTCGKIHETPVYRREELKKGEEGVIGPAVIVETNTTVVIEPGWKAELRKGQELILERVDPLPKRESIGTEADPVMLEIFNNRFMSIAQQMGYTLQNTAYSVNIKERLDFSCAVFNRNGDLIANAPHIPVHLGSMGESVKAIIRKFPDMEEGDVFMLNSPFEGGTHLPDITVITPVFHDGDVEFYVASRGHHADIGGVTPGSIPPESRHIEEEGVITGGQRIVADGKFLEDEVAEWLNSGKYPARNPFQNIADLKAQVAANEKGVRELLKLVEHFSMETVQAYMQHVMNNAEESVKRVIEILKDGEYSLAFDDGTIVSVKVSIDHENREVHIDFTGTSGQHPGNLNAPVAVCKAAVLYVFRSLVDRDIPLNEGCMRPLRITIPEGSILNPEYPAAVVAGNVETSQYIVDTLFGALGVMAGSQGTMNNFTFGDEEFQYYETICGGSGAGEGFDGTSAVQTHMTNSRITDPEVLEWRFPVRLEEFSIRNGSGGDGEYHGGDGVLRKIRFLKSMRAAIISSHRKFAPRGLCGGEDGKVGRNYVVRSGNLQIEELDDRDITEMKEDDVFVIETPGAGGFGVQTKRKS; from the coding sequence ATGGATCCTATCAACAATAAATGGCAATTCTGGATAGACAGAGGAGGCACGTTCACTGATATTGTTGCCCGAAAACCTGACGGACAATTGATTGCCCACAAACTACTTTCAGTTGACCCGGAACATTATACAGATGCTGCAATACATGGAATCAGAACTATTCTTGGCCTGGGTTCTGAAGATGTACTTCCAACTGAGAATATAGCTTCCATCAAAATGGGAACCACTGTAGGAACAAATGCACTCCTTGAACGCAAAGGTGAGCCTACAGCACTTGTAATTACCAGAGGTTTCAGAGATGCGCTGCGAATAGGATACCAGAACCGTCCTGATATATTTGCCCTGAAAATTGAGCTTCCTGATTTGCTTCATGATGAAGTCATCGAGATAAATGAGCGATACAGTGCATCCGGTGAAGAATTAGAAGCCCTTGATATCGAAAATTCACGAGTGGAACTTGAAAGAATATACCAATCGGGGATACGCTCTGTTGCTATTGTACTGATGCACGCGTACCGATATCCGAAACATGAAATTCAGCTTCGTGAAATTGCAGAGGAAATTGGATTTGCCCAGATATCACTTTCACACGAAGTCAGCCCGCTAATGAAATTTATCAGCAGTGGTGAAACCACGGTTGTCGATGCATATCTTTCCCCGGTGCTCAAAAGATACATCAGCATGATATCTTCAACTCTTGAAGCGGGTGGCAACAATACAAAACTCATGTTCATGCAGTCAAGCGGTGGACTTGTGGAAGCAAGCCATTTTAGGGGCAAGGACTGTATCCTTTCAGGACCAGCAGGTGGTATTGTAGGAGCTGTGGAAACTTCCAGAAAAGCAGGTTTTGATAAAATTGTCACTTTTGATATGGGTGGGACTTCAACAGATGTAGCTCACTACAACGGAGAATACGAGAGGAGTTTTGAGACAGAGATTGCCGGTGTTCACCTGCGTTCTCCCATGCTTTACATTCATACTGTTGCAGCAGGTGGAGGTTCGATACTACATTTTGATGCAGGAAGATTCAGAGTTGGACCGGATTCTGCAGGTTCTGAACCCGGACCTGCATGTTACAGAAAAGGTGGACCTCTCACAATTACAGACTGTAACCTGATGCTTGGAAAAATAGACCCGAAGCATTTTCCTCATGTTTTCGGACATAACGCAGACATGCCACTTGATGCGGATGTTGTTAGAGAGAAGTTTGCAGCTCTTGCGGAAGAGGTTAGTGAATTTACCGGAGAGAAAACAAGTGCTGAGCAGGTTGCCGAAGGTTTCCTGAAAATCGCTATTGAGAACATGGCAAACGCCATCAAGAAAATATCAATCCAGCGTGGCTATGATACAAAAGAATACGCGCTTTGCTGTTTTGGAGGAGCAGGGGCACAACATGCCTGCGGTGTTGCAGATGCACTGGGAATCAGCAGGATATTGATACATCCTCTGGCAGGCGTGCTTTCAGCTTACGGAATGGGACTTGCGGACCAGAGAATTATGAAGGAACAGGCTATTGAGAAAAAACTTGAAAGCAGCCTGATTGAAGAGCTGCAAGGTTTTGTTGCTGAACTTGAAACAATCGGCAGGGAAGAAATGAGAATTCAGGGCGTTGCAGATGAATATATAAGCGCACTGCACAAGGTTCATGTTAAGTATAAGGATGCAGGAACTTCTATTATTGTTGATTTTGGCGCTGAAAGTGAGATTAAAAGCACATTTGAAGAGGAGCATAAAAAACGTTTTGGTTTTGTGATGGAAAACAAAGAACTTTTCATAGAAGCAGTCTCTACGGAAATAATCGGTTCAGGGGAGAAAATGCATGGAGGTTCTCTTTCTGACAGTTCGCCTTCAGGAGAGAAAGAAAATACAAGGTTGCCTGAAACTACAATGTACACATGCGGAAAAATCCATGAAACACCGGTTTACAGGCGAGAGGAACTGAAGAAAGGTGAAGAAGGAGTTATTGGGCCGGCTGTGATTGTTGAAACTAATACAACTGTAGTTATTGAACCCGGATGGAAAGCAGAACTAAGAAAAGGTCAGGAATTGATACTTGAAAGAGTTGATCCATTGCCAAAAAGAGAATCAATAGGGACTGAGGCTGACCCTGTGATGCTTGAGATATTCAATAACAGGTTCATGTCCATTGCACAACAGATGGGGTATACTCTTCAGAACACTGCTTATTCTGTTAACATCAAAGAGAGACTTGATTTTTCGTGTGCTGTTTTTAACAGGAACGGAGACCTGATTGCCAATGCACCTCACATACCTGTGCATCTTGGCTCCATGGGAGAGAGTGTTAAGGCGATAATCCGGAAGTTTCCTGATATGGAAGAAGGCGATGTTTTCATGCTGAACTCCCCGTTTGAGGGAGGAACGCATCTGCCGGATATTACGGTTATAACTCCTGTATTCCATGATGGAGATGTTGAGTTCTATGTTGCTTCAAGGGGACATCACGCCGATATTGGCGGAGTGACGCCGGGGTCGATACCTCCTGAGAGCAGGCACATTGAAGAGGAAGGTGTGATTACCGGAGGGCAGCGTATTGTTGCTGATGGGAAATTCCTTGAAGATGAGGTTGCAGAGTGGCTGAATTCGGGAAAATATCCGGCACGAAACCCGTTCCAGAATATCGCTGACCTGAAGGCACAGGTTGCTGCAAATGAAAAAGGCGTAAGGGAACTTTTAAAGCTTGTCGAGCATTTTTCAATGGAGACTGTACAAGCATACATGCAGCATGTGATGAATAATGCCGAGGAATCTGTCAAGAGAGTAATTGAGATATTAAAAGACGGGGAATACTCACTTGCCTTTGATGACGGGACTATTGTATCAGTTAAAGTTAGTATTGACCATGAGAACAGGGAAGTTCATATTGACTTTACTGGTACTTCAGGACAGCATCCCGGAAACCTGAATGCTCCTGTTGCAGTTTGCAAGGCTGCTGTGCTTTATGTTTTCAGGTCACTTGTTGACAGGGATATTCCACTCAATGAAGGCTGCATGAGACCGCTCAGGATAACTATTCCTGAAGGCAGCATCCTGAATCCTGAATATCCTGCGGCTGTGGTGGCTGGAAATGTTGAGACTTCGCAGTATATTGTCGATACTCTTTTCGGTGCGCTGGGAGTTATGGCAGGCTCGCAGGGAACCATGAATAATTTTACTTTTGGAGATGAAGAGTTCCAATATTATGAAACAATATGTGGTGGTTCCGGTGCAGGAGAAGGATTTGATGGAACCAGTGCTGTGCAGACCCATATGACGAATTCCAGAATCACTGACCCGGAGGTTCTGGAATGGAGATTCCCGGTGAGGCTTGAGGAATTCTCTATCCGTAATGGCAGCGGTGGTGATGGAGAATATCATGGAGGAGATGGTGTTCTCAGGAAGATAAGGTTCCTGAAATCTATGAGAGCTGCTATTATTTCCAGTCACAGGAAGTTTGCACCTCGTGGCCTGTGTGGTGGTGAGGATGGGAAGGTTGGAAGGAATTATGTTGTCAGAAGCGGGAATTTGCAGATTGAAGAACTTGATGACAGGGATATCACGGAGATGAAAGAAGATGATGTTTTTGTTATTGAAACTCCCGGCGCAGGTGGTTTTGGAGTACAAACAAAAAGAAAGAGTTAA
- a CDS encoding bifunctional nuclease family protein has protein sequence MLKGKAVVNNMDTATNIKEVTVKGVYMINIFGRAVPAVMLEDDDGMIMPIHIGQSEALSINSVLKNETMPRPMTHDLIVSVLSRLEAEVERILIDEKKDNIYYARMTLIKEGNRMEFDARPSDCIAIALRNDAPILISEDVFNEDAISKENFTGSKAITGFT, from the coding sequence TTGCTAAAAGGGAAGGCTGTTGTAAATAACATGGACACTGCAACCAATATTAAGGAAGTTACCGTAAAGGGAGTTTACATGATCAACATCTTTGGGCGAGCTGTGCCTGCTGTGATGCTTGAGGATGATGATGGAATGATTATGCCGATTCATATCGGGCAGTCTGAAGCCCTGTCTATCAATTCGGTTTTGAAGAATGAGACGATGCCAAGACCCATGACACATGATCTTATTGTTTCTGTGCTTTCAAGACTAGAGGCCGAGGTTGAGAGAATACTGATAGATGAGAAAAAGGACAATATCTATTATGCCAGAATGACCTTGATTAAAGAAGGAAACAGGATGGAATTCGATGCAAGACCAAGTGATTGTATCGCAATTGCACTCCGAAATGATGCTCCTATCCTGATTAGTGAAGATGTGTTTAATGAGGATGCTATCAGTAAGGAGAATTTCACTGGTTCTAAGGCGATCACAGGATTTACCTGA